A stretch of DNA from Lawsonibacter asaccharolyticus:
TGGCCCGTCCCGGCCAGATACCGGATATCCCCCCGCCGCAGGGCGGGGCATTCCTTCCGCAGCCTGCCCAGGGCGGCGAACCAGCCCACCAGCTCCCGATCCTCCCGGCCCCAGGGGTAGGGTCTCCGATTGAAGGGGTCCTCAAAGCCCTCCAGTCCCGCCTCATCGCCGTAATAGACTGTGGGGGAACCGGGAAAGGCGTAAAGGAGTACCGCCCCCACTTTCAGCAGCTCCTTTCCCCGCTGGTACTGCTCCATACTCATACGGAAGCAGGCCCGCCAGTCCTTGCTCTGGTCCCTGCACTCGCTGCCCACCCCCAGCAGAGTGATGATGCGGGGGGTGTCGTGGGTGCCCAGAGAGTTCATGGCAGAGTAAAAGGCAAAAGAGGGGTAGTTCTCCCTCAGGGCCTCCATGGCGGAAACGAACTTGGCCCCGTCCCCGCCCCGCAGAAAGTTGAGGGCGGCATTTCGGAAGGGGTAGTTCATCAGCCCGTCGCAGTGGCGGCCCAGGATGTGCTTTCTCCGGACCCCATAGGCGATCTTGGTGGTACCGTCCTCCCACACCTCGCCGATGAGCAGGGCCCCGGGCTTCTCCGCCCGGGCGGCGGTGTGGATCCCGGCCACAAAGTCATCGGGCAGCTCATCAGCCACATCCAGGCGCCAGCCGTCCGCCCCCGCCCGCAGCCAGCGGCGGACCACCGAGTTCTCATCCCCAAAAATGAACTCCCGGTAGCCGGGGCAGCTCTCCTCCACAGCAGGCAGGGTATAGATCCCCCACCAGCTCTCGTACTGGTCAGGCCAGTGCCGGAACTGGAACCAGGGCCGGTAGGGGGAGCTCTCGCTCTGCACCGCCCCTGGCTCCGGGTAATAGCCGTCCCCGTTAAAGTAGCGGCTGACAAAGCCGGTGTGGTTGAACACCCCGTCCAGCATCACCCGCATCCCCCGGCGGTGGGCCTGCCGGCACAGCTCGGAGAAGTCCTCGTTGGTCCCCAGCATTGGGTCCACCCGGCTGTAATCAGCGGTGCCGTAGCGGTGGTTCTCCGCCGCTTCGAAGATGGGGTTGAAGTACAGCGTCTCCACCCCCAGGGACTGGAGGTAGTCCAGCTCCTCTATCACGCCCCTCAGGTCGCCCCCGAAGAAGTCCCGGTTGCGGATCTCCCCGTTGGCGTCGGGTCGGTACTCCGGCTCCTCCTGCCAGCTCTGGTGGACAGTGCGCCCCCCTACCAGCCCCGCGGGGTCAGGCACCCGGGTGCGGCGGAAGCGGTCGGGGAAGATCTGGTAGCTCACCCCCTCCCCGAACCAGCGGGGCACGATCTCGCTCCCGTCGTAGACGGTAAGCTGGTACTCCTCCTTTATGTTCCAGCGCCGACCGGTGATGGTCTCCAGCTGAAAGGTGTACCACACCAGTCCCACATAGTCCCCAGTGTCCAGGACGCCGGAGAAGGCATCCCGCCCCAGATCGGTGTCTGTCCAGGGCAGCTCCACCGTGATGATCTGATTGTCCCGCTGCTCCAGCCGGGCGGTGAGCTTCCCCCGGGAGTAGCCCTCCGACCGCAGGGGGCGGAGGGTGAACGTCACCTGGGTCCCGGAAGGGACCGCTCCATAGGGGGATTTGAACCGCACGCTCCTTGAGTCATAGACAAGAGGATCAGACATCAAACATCACTCCACATTTTTCTGGCGCGGCGTGCCCCGGGCCACACGGCCCGCGGGCTGCCGCCCCAGCTCTCTCTTCTTCGTTCAATGGTACTTATAGCTGCCGCCGCCGATAAACTCCCTCAGCAGAGAGTCTACCGGCACCAGCTCCGGGTCGATGGGCTCGAACCACTGGAACGCCTCGATCAGCTCCAGCAGCTCGCCACGCCGTGCGTTCTCCTCCGGCACCGCCTGGAGCAGAGGCAGGGCAAAATTCTTCATCACCGACACCTCATAGGGCAGGGAGGAGTCGAAGATGATGTCCGCCCGGTTTTTATAGGGGGAGATATACAGCTTCTCCCCCCGGCGCACGTTGGCCCACATCTCCAGTGTGTCAGCCACACCTGTGCCGCGGAAGCTGTAATCCCGCACCGCCCGCCGGGTCAGCCGCATCCAGGTCCCCTTGAATCGGAGGGCCGCCCCGTCGTTCACATTGGAACGGGCGGAGATATACAGCTTGGCGGCCTCCGGGTGAGGACCTGCGATGTCGTCGTTCAGGGCATGGATGCCCTCAAAGATGGCGATCTCATTCTTCCCCAGCTTCAGTGGGGTGCCCCGGGCGTCGTTGCGCATCTGGCGGGCAAACTCAAATTTGGGGATGATGATCTCCTCCCCCCGGCTCAGGGCGGCGAAGTGCTGGTCCAGCAGCTCCATATCCAGGCACTGGGGAGATTCGTAGTCGATGTCTCCCTCGGGGGTGCGGGGCGCGGTCTTGCGGTTCAGGCTCTTGAAGTAGTTGTCCATAGCCACCGCGTGGGTATTGACACCCCGGCGCTGGAGCTCCTCCGCGATCTTCATGGCGGTGGTGGTCTTGCCCGAGCCCGAGGGCCCGGAGAGCAGCACCACGGGGCTCTTGTCCAGATTGCTCAGGATGCGGTCTGCGGCCAGGGACACCCGCTGGGCATACGCCTGGTCGCACTCCTCCAGAAACTCGGTGACATCGGTCTTGATCCTTCGGTTGATCTCCTGAAGTTGATAGGCCATTGGTTCAAACCTCCCGGTAGAAGCGCAGGATCTCGTCCTTCTGCTCCAGAACTTTGGCGGACATCGCCAAATAGTCATGGGGATACTTGGGGTTGGTGAGGCGGACGATCCGCCCCGAACTCCGGTCCACCAGCTTGGTGACCCCGCCAGCCCCTAGGGACAGGACGCTCTGCAGTTCCTCCATCATGATGATATTATAGTGGTTTTCCGTTCCCGGTAAACACCAGCTCACATTTTCCAGCCCGCCTGACATGTACTTCTGCCGGTAGAGGTAATAGGGCCGGTAGCCTGCCCCCTCCAGGGCCTCCAGGCTGAGGTCCACCATTCGGGCCGTCTCCTCACCGGAAGGAAGCGCGCCCCCCTCCTCCATCAGCCTGGACCCCTTTTTCATGGCCAGGGTGTGGACGGTGATGTTTTCAGGCCTCAGGGCCAGCACCTCCTCCAGAGAGTCCCGGAAGCCCTCCACGCTGTCCTGGGGCAGGCCGGCGATCAAGTCCATGTTGATGCAGGCGAAGTCCACCTCCCGGGCGGTGCAGAACGCCTCCCGGATGTCCCGGGCGGTGTGGCGGCGGCCGATGGCCTGGAGCACCTGGTCCGACATGGTCTGGGGATTGATGGAGATGCGCTCGATCCCGTGTTCCCGCAGCACCTCCAGCTTTTCCCGGGTAATGGTGTCCGGCCGCCCCGCCTCCACCGTCATCTCCCGGCAGCCCGCCAGGGGAAGATGGGCCTCCGCCGCCGCCAGCAGGCGGTCCAGCTGGGATGCGGAGAGGGTGGTGGGAGTCCCGCCCCCCACATACAGGGTGCGGACCCGCAGCCCGGCCTGTTCCAGCACCTGTCCCGTGCGGCGGACCTCCTCCAGCAGCGCCTCCACGTAGGGGTCCACCAGCTTCAGGGCCCGACCCACGTCGGCGGAGACAAAGGAGCAGTAGGCGCACCGGGTGGGACAGAAGGGGATGCCGATATACAGGGACACCTGTCCCTCTTCCAGCTGCCGGTCCTCCGCCAGACTGGCCCGGGCGCACTCCACCGCCAGCCGGGCCCGGCGGGGGGAGACGTGGTACTCCCGCTCCAGCTCCCGGCAGGCCTGGGCCTCCGTGGCCCCCGCCAGCATGGCCCGGGTGGGCAGCTTCACCGGCCTGACGCCGGTGAGGGCGCCCCAGGGTGGCTCGCCCCCCAGCAGGGCGGTGCCCGCCTGGTAAAATGCCATCTTCAGGGCGTGCTGGAGGGTGTGGTACACCTGCTCCGGCGGACGGTCCAGCTCCCCGCTCCCCACACGGACCGCAGCCTGCCCCATCCCCTGGGGCCGGTACACCTGGGCGCGGACGGTGGTCCACACGGGGCTGCGGCGCAGAGTGAAGCGGGCGGCGTTGGTCTCCCCCTTCAGTGTACGGCCCTCCCGGGGGGGATATTCCGGCCGCTCCTCCGGGAAGAGGGTGAGCATCATCTGCTCCACCGCGTATTTATAGCGCTCCGGCTGGTAGTCATAGTTGTCCAGATCCAGATACAGCTTCATAGTCCACCTTCCTCACGGGAAAAATCTTCGGGCAGGCGCCCCCTCAGCTCCGCATGGCCTCCATCAGGAAGGGGTTGCTCCTCCGCTCCCGCTCCAGGGTGGAGGTGGCCTCGTGGCCGGGACAGACGTGGAAGTCCCCCTTCAGCTCCCCCAGCCGCTTCAGGGACTGCATGATCTGCTCATAGCTGCCCCCCCGCAGGTCGGTGCGGCCGCAGGAGCCGGCGAACAGGGTGTCCCCGGTGAAAAGCACGTCCTCCACCTTCAGGGTGACGGAGCCGGGGGAATGGCCGGGGGTGTGGAGCACCTGGATCTCGTGGTCCCCCAGGCGGATCACATCCCCCTCGTCGTAGAGCTTCAGATCGTCCACCTCGCCGGCCAGGGGGAACAAGGTACTGCCCGCCCCGTTGGCGTCAGCCTGGTGGATATAGATATCCGCCTGGGGATACACCCGGTGGAGGGCTGGCACCGCCGTGGTGTGGTCATAGTGGCCGTGGGTAAGGAGGAGATACCGGACCTCCACCCCCTCCTTCTCCAGCGCCTCCTGGATCAGCTCCGGCTCGTCGCCGGGATCGATGACGGCGGCCAGGTTCGTCTGGTCGTCCTCCAGAATATAGCAGTTGGTGCCGATGGGCCCCACCCGCAGCAGCTTTACTTTCATCGTTAGAACACCTCTTTTGGGTCAAAGTCCGGCGGGGACAGCCAAAGCGCGGACCGCGCCGCGCTTTACGCCCTTCCCGCTCCGTTTTTGTCCGTATCGAACAGAATGGTCACTGGTCCGTCGTTCACCGACGCCACCTGCATGTCCGCGCCGAAGGTCCCGTGCTCCACCTGGAAGCCCCGCCGGCGGCACTGCTCCATGAATCGCTCGTACAGGGGGACCGCCAGGTCGGGTCTGGCCGCCCCGGTGAATCCAGGTCTTCGGCTGGAGGTATCGGCATACAGGGTGAACTGGGACACCACCAGCAGGGCACCTCCCACCTGCTCCAGGCTCAGGTTCATCCTGCCGTTCTCATCCTCAAAGACCCGCAGGTTGCAGATCTTCTCCGCCAGCTTGTCACACACGGCCTCCGTATCTCCGGGGCCCACCCCCAGCAGGACCAGAAAGCCCTGCTCAATGGCTCCCTCCACCGTCCCGCCGATGGAGACGGAGGCGGAGGAGACCCGGGTCACCACTGCTCTCATCGCATTTCACCTCGATCGTTTTTTGATGATCGTCACACTGCCATGACGATCAGGGAGACCAGCCCGCCCAGGATGACCGCCAGGGCCAGCGCCGCTCCAAAAGCATACCAGCCGCTCCCCCGGCTCTTCCCGTCTCCCGCCTCCTGAACGGCCCTGGAGATGGCGGCCGCCAAGCAGAACACGAATACAAAGGCCCAGATCGGCCAGGTCCAAGCGAACAGTATCCCTAAGATCTCCCATACCATGACATCCTGCCCCCTTTGTCCATCTATATTATTTTCCGCTGGCCCGGACCACCTGGTAGACACCCTGGATGTTATTCAGCTTGTTGATGACGGAAGAGAGCTCCTCCCGGTCCTTGACCTCCAGCACCACACTGACGCTGGCGTAGCCGTCGGGCATAGAGCGGGCGGACAGGGCGGACACCTTCACCTTGGCGGTGGACAGGGCCATGGCCACATCCAGGGTCAGGCCGTCCCGGTCCTTGGCGGACAGCTCCAAACTGGTCTGGTAGCTGGGCAGGCTGCCCTCCACCCAGGAGACCTTGACCCAGCGGGCGGCCTCCTCCGGCTTGCGCTTGCCGGGGTCGGCGTTGGGACAGTCCTGCCGGTGGACGGACACCCCGTAGCCCCGGGTGATGAAGCCCACCACCGGGTCGCCGGGCACGGGGGTGCAGCACTTAGCGAACTTCACCAGACAGTTGCCCAGTCCCTCCACGATGATGCCAGAGTCCGAGTGCTTGTTGGACCCCTTCAGCACCGGGACCTCCTGGCTGCTGGCGGGAACGATGACGCTCTCCGCCGTGGTCTTGGAGGCGGCCGCCGCCTTCTCCGCCTGGAGGCGGCCCAGGCGCAGCATCTCGTCCCGGATGCGGGCCACCGCTTTCACCGCGGTGGTGCCGCCGTAACCGATGGAGGCGTACAGCTCGTCCAGGGTGCCGAAGCGCACCTTGCGCAGGATGCTGGGCAGCACCTCCGGAGCGGTGATAGCCTCCAGCTTCAGGCCCACGTGCTTCAGCTCCGACTCAAAAGCTGCCCGGCCGGTGGCGATGTTCTCCTCCCGCTTCTCTTTTTTGAACCACTGACGGATCTTGTTGCGGGCCTCGTTGCTCTTGGCGATCTTCAGCCAGTCCCGGCTGGGCCCCTTGGCCGTCTTGGAGGTAAGCACCTCCACGATGTCGCCGTTGGAGAGCTGGTGGTCATAGGGGACCATCCGGCCATTGACCTTGGCCCCCACCATCCGGTTGCCCACCGCGGAGTGGACCGAGTAGGCGAAGTCGATGGGGGTGGCGCCGGCGGGCAGGCTCTTTACGTCCCCGTTGGGAGTGAAGACGAACACCTCGTCGGCAAACATATCCACCTTCAGGGTGCGGACGAACTCGTCCGGGTCGGTGTCCTGCTGGCTCTCCAGCAGCTTGCGCACCCACTCGAAGTCGTGCTCCGTGCCCAGCTGCTTGTTGGCCAGCCCCTGCTTATACTTCCAGTGGGCGGCCACGCCGTATTCCGCCGTCTGGTGCATGGCCCAGGTGCGGATCTGCACCTCGAAGGGGACCCCCTCCCGGCCAATGACGGTGGTGTGCAGGGACTGGTACATGTTGGGCTTGGGGGTGCCGATATAGTCCTTGAATCGGCCCAGCACCGGCTTGAACATGTCGTGGATGCAGCCCAGCACATTGTAGCACTCCGGGATGTCGTCCACGATGACCCGGAAAGCATACAGGTCAAAAATCTCATCCAGTGTCTTGTTCTGGGCGAACATCTTGCGGTAGATGGAATAGGTGTGCTTCACCCGGCCGTAGACCTTGCAGCGGATGCCCTCTTCCCACATCCGCTGGGTGATGCGCTGCTGGACGGCGGCCAGGAACTCCTCATGGGCAGAGGACCTGGCCGCCAGCTCGTCCTCGATCTCCTTATAGCCTACCGGGTCCAGGTAGCGCAGGGACAGGTCCTCCAGCTCCCACTTCAGCTTCTGCATGCCCAGGCGGTGGGCGATGGGCGCGTAGATCTCCATGGTCTCCAGAGACTTCTCCCGCTGCTTGGCGGGGGACTGGTATTCCATGGTGCGCATGTTGTGCAGCCGGTCACAGATCTTGATGAGGATCACCCGGATGTCCTGGGCCATGGCCATGAACATCTTCCGCAGGTTCTCCATCTGCTCCTCTTCCTTGGAGGTGTACTGCACCCGGGACAGCTTGGTCACCCCTTCCACCAGGGCGGCCACCGTCTCGCCGAACTGCTTGGCCACTTCTTCGTGGGTGGCGTTGGTGTCCTCAATGGTATCATGGAGCAGGGCCGCGATCACCGAGTCCGCGTCCAGCCCCAGGTCGGCCACGATCTCCGCCACCGCCAGGGGATGGGTGATATAGGGGGTGCCGTCCTTGCGCAGCTGCCCCTTGTGCTCCGCGTCCGCATAGGTAAACGCCCGGTACAGGCGCTGGGTGTCCAGTCCCGGGGTATAGGCGCTCACCTTGTCTTCCAGCGCCTGATATCGTTCCAGAATAGGGTCCATTCGGATCACCTCGCAAAAGTTTAGAGTAAAGCGGGGGCCGCCTAAAGCGCGCAGCGCCTTCTCTCCTCGGCGCTACGCCTCCGCACTGCCGCCGCGGATGGCCTGCCGCAGACGGCCCAGGATGGGGGAGGCCTCCAGGTCCACCTTCCTCTCCACCTGCCGCAGGGAGACCGCCACCCCCTGCGGGCCGGTCTCCAGGTCGATCAGCCCCCGTTCCGCCAGCACCTCCAGGCACAGCAGGACCCGCTCGGCTGCCTCCCTCTGTCCGGTGGCCCGGGAGGCCCCCCGGGCAATGCGGGAGGCGGTGTCCTCCACCCGGCCCAGCCCGGCGCACCGGCGCTGAAGATAGCGCCACAGCCCCACAAACTCCGCCCGGGAAGGCATCAGCAGCCGGGCCTCTGCCGGGGTCAGGCCCTCTCCCCGGCGGTATTTCTCATAGACAGCCCGCTCCGCCTGAGCCCGGGTGGGGGCCGGATGCAGGTCCGCCACCTGGAGCTGCACCGAGCGGGTGCCTCGAAACTCATTGATCTGGGGATAAAAGGCCACATCCACCCGGCCGCCGGGGGCCAGCCCCAGCTCGGCCCCGTCGGCGGAAAAGAAAATGGCGTCCAGCGGGGTCCCCTTAGACTCCAGCCGCAGCTTCAGGTGGCGGCCCCGCCCCACCTGGGACATGGACTGGATCAGGGCCCCCCGCAGCACCAGGACGGGCCGGGGGTTGCCAGTGCCGCAGGGCTCCAGCCGGTCCAGATCGGCCACCGCCTCCACAGTGAGCTCCCGGGCCTCCACCTCTGCATCGGCCTCCAGGGCGGCTGGGGATGCCCCGGCCCCCAGGGCCCGCTCCAAGCCCTCCCGCAGGCGGCGGGAGAGGAGCGGGATGTTCTCCTCCCGCACGGTGAAGCCGGCGGCCAGGGCGTGGCCGCCGAAGCCCTCCAGCAGGTCACTGCACTCTGCCAGCCGCTCAAACAGGTTCACGCCGCCCCAGGAGCGGCAAGAGCCCTTCCCCATCCCGTGGTCCAGGCAGATCATAAACGCAGGGCAGCCGTACCGCTCCGTCAGGCGGGAGGCCACGATGCCCACCACGCCCTGGTGCCACTCCGGATCGGCCAGCAGCACCGCCCCCTTCTGGGGGGCCCGGTCCAGCCGATCCACACACTGCCGGAAGATCTCGCCCTCAATGGTCTGCCGCTCCCGGTTCAGGGCGCACAGCTCCTGGGCCAGCTGCTCCCCCCGCTCCCGGTCCCTGGTGAGGAGGAGCTCCACCGCCATCTGGGCCCGGCCCATCCGGCCGGAGGCGTTGATCCGGGGCGCCAGGGTGTAGCCGATGGAGGTGGCGGTGATGGCCTTGTCCTCCAGCCCCGCCTCCCGGATCAGCAGGGCCAGGCCCAGCCGGCGGGGGTGGGAGAGCTCCTCCAGCCCCAGCCGGACGATGGTCCGGTTCTCCCCGGTCATAGGCATCACGTCGGCCACCGTCCCCACGGCGGCCAGGTCACAGTACTCCGCCAGCACGTCTCCGTCCCCTTCTGGTCCGTTGATGGCCATGGCCAGCTTCAGGGCCACCCCCACGCCGGCCAGGCCCTTGCAGGCGCTGGGGCAGTCGCTGCGCCGGGGGTCCACCACCGCCTGGGCGGCGGGCAGGCCGCTCTTGCACTCGTGGTGGTCCGTGATGACCACATCGATCCCCAGGGACCGGGCCCAGGCGGTCTCCTCCAGGGCAGTAATGCCGCAGTCCACCGTGACGATCAGGGAGGCGCCCTGCTCCTTCAGGGCCGTCACCGCCTCCCGGTTCAGGCCGTAGCCCTCCTCCAGCCGGTCTGGGATATAGGGGATGACTGCCCCGCCCTTCCGTCGGAGGAAATCGGTCAGCAGGCAGGTGGCGGTGATGCCATCCACATCGTAGTCCCCGTAGACTGCGATGGTCTCTCCCCGCTCCAGAGCCAGCCTGACCCGGCCGGCCGCCTGTGCCATATCCTTCAGAGCCAGCGGGTCCTCCAGGGCCGTCTCCCCACCCTCCAGCAGGGCCCGGGCCTCCTGCGGCACACGTACGCCCCGGGCGGACAGCACCGCCGCCAGCAGAGGTGAGATCCCCGCCTCCTCCAGGGCAGCCAGGGCAGCCGGATCAGGAGGGGCCACCGTCCATTTTTCATACTTCACAGGCCACCCGCTCCTTTCCCGCCCTTCGGCTATAGTTGCTCAGAATAGTATTATAACACATCTATTTAAGATCCTTCAAGAGAAATTCCGACCCAGCCCCCTTTGTCTGTGCCGCGGGAGCGGAACGAAGGGGCGCATGCAGCCATCAAACGCGCCAAAAGCGGTCCCCGGAAAGATTTGGTGCCCGGCGTGCCGCAGACGGCAGTTGCTTCCCGCTCCGATCTGTGCTATGATTAAATATCACCCAGATTTTCAAGAGAGGAGGGTCCCCCATGGACGCAGTCCAGCGCCGGGCCGCGCTGTCCGACTATCTCTCCCAGGCGGCCGGGCCGGTCTCCGCCTCCGTCCTGGCGGCCCGTTTTTCTGTCAGCCGGCAGATCATTGTGGGGGACATCGCCCTGCTGAGGGCCGGCGGGCTGGACATCGCCGCCACCCCCCGGGGCTATCTGCTCCCCCGCCCCACCCCCGGTCTGACCCGCCAGCTGGCCTGTGTCCACCGGCCGGAGGACATGGGCCGGGAGCTGGAGCTCATGGTGGATAACGGCTGCACCGTGCTGGACGTGATCGTGGAGCACCCGGTCTACGGCCAGCTCACCGGCCAGCTCCACCTATCCTCCCGGTATGACGTGGGGCAGTTCCTCCAAAAGGTGTCCCGAAGCGGGGCACGGCCCCTGTCCGCCCTCACCGGCGGTGTCCACCTGCACACCATCCTCTGCCCAGATGAGGCCGCCTGGCACCGGGTC
This window harbors:
- a CDS encoding uridine kinase, which translates into the protein MAYQLQEINRRIKTDVTEFLEECDQAYAQRVSLAADRILSNLDKSPVVLLSGPSGSGKTTTAMKIAEELQRRGVNTHAVAMDNYFKSLNRKTAPRTPEGDIDYESPQCLDMELLDQHFAALSRGEEIIIPKFEFARQMRNDARGTPLKLGKNEIAIFEGIHALNDDIAGPHPEAAKLYISARSNVNDGAALRFKGTWMRLTRRAVRDYSFRGTGVADTLEMWANVRRGEKLYISPYKNRADIIFDSSLPYEVSVMKNFALPLLQAVPEENARRGELLELIEAFQWFEPIDPELVPVDSLLREFIGGGSYKYH
- a CDS encoding coproporphyrinogen dehydrogenase HemZ produces the protein MKLYLDLDNYDYQPERYKYAVEQMMLTLFPEERPEYPPREGRTLKGETNAARFTLRRSPVWTTVRAQVYRPQGMGQAAVRVGSGELDRPPEQVYHTLQHALKMAFYQAGTALLGGEPPWGALTGVRPVKLPTRAMLAGATEAQACRELEREYHVSPRRARLAVECARASLAEDRQLEEGQVSLYIGIPFCPTRCAYCSFVSADVGRALKLVDPYVEALLEEVRRTGQVLEQAGLRVRTLYVGGGTPTTLSASQLDRLLAAAEAHLPLAGCREMTVEAGRPDTITREKLEVLREHGIERISINPQTMSDQVLQAIGRRHTARDIREAFCTAREVDFACINMDLIAGLPQDSVEGFRDSLEEVLALRPENITVHTLAMKKGSRLMEEGGALPSGEETARMVDLSLEALEGAGYRPYYLYRQKYMSGGLENVSWCLPGTENHYNIIMMEELQSVLSLGAGGVTKLVDRSSGRIVRLTNPKYPHDYLAMSAKVLEQKDEILRFYREV
- a CDS encoding D-tyrosyl-tRNA(Tyr) deacylase codes for the protein MRAVVTRVSSASVSIGGTVEGAIEQGFLVLLGVGPGDTEAVCDKLAEKICNLRVFEDENGRMNLSLEQVGGALLVVSQFTLYADTSSRRPGFTGAARPDLAVPLYERFMEQCRRRGFQVEHGTFGADMQVASVNDGPVTILFDTDKNGAGRA
- a CDS encoding GTP pyrophosphokinase, giving the protein MDPILERYQALEDKVSAYTPGLDTQRLYRAFTYADAEHKGQLRKDGTPYITHPLAVAEIVADLGLDADSVIAALLHDTIEDTNATHEEVAKQFGETVAALVEGVTKLSRVQYTSKEEEQMENLRKMFMAMAQDIRVILIKICDRLHNMRTMEYQSPAKQREKSLETMEIYAPIAHRLGMQKLKWELEDLSLRYLDPVGYKEIEDELAARSSAHEEFLAAVQQRITQRMWEEGIRCKVYGRVKHTYSIYRKMFAQNKTLDEIFDLYAFRVIVDDIPECYNVLGCIHDMFKPVLGRFKDYIGTPKPNMYQSLHTTVIGREGVPFEVQIRTWAMHQTAEYGVAAHWKYKQGLANKQLGTEHDFEWVRKLLESQQDTDPDEFVRTLKVDMFADEVFVFTPNGDVKSLPAGATPIDFAYSVHSAVGNRMVGAKVNGRMVPYDHQLSNGDIVEVLTSKTAKGPSRDWLKIAKSNEARNKIRQWFKKEKREENIATGRAAFESELKHVGLKLEAITAPEVLPSILRKVRFGTLDELYASIGYGGTTAVKAVARIRDEMLRLGRLQAEKAAAASKTTAESVIVPASSQEVPVLKGSNKHSDSGIIVEGLGNCLVKFAKCCTPVPGDPVVGFITRGYGVSVHRQDCPNADPGKRKPEEAARWVKVSWVEGSLPSYQTSLELSAKDRDGLTLDVAMALSTAKVKVSALSARSMPDGYASVSVVLEVKDREELSSVINKLNNIQGVYQVVRASGK
- a CDS encoding single-stranded exonuclease RecJ, with protein sequence MKYEKWTVAPPDPAALAALEEAGISPLLAAVLSARGVRVPQEARALLEGGETALEDPLALKDMAQAAGRVRLALERGETIAVYGDYDVDGITATCLLTDFLRRKGGAVIPYIPDRLEEGYGLNREAVTALKEQGASLIVTVDCGITALEETAWARSLGIDVVITDHHECKSGLPAAQAVVDPRRSDCPSACKGLAGVGVALKLAMAINGPEGDGDVLAEYCDLAAVGTVADVMPMTGENRTIVRLGLEELSHPRRLGLALLIREAGLEDKAITATSIGYTLAPRINASGRMGRAQMAVELLLTRDRERGEQLAQELCALNRERQTIEGEIFRQCVDRLDRAPQKGAVLLADPEWHQGVVGIVASRLTERYGCPAFMICLDHGMGKGSCRSWGGVNLFERLAECSDLLEGFGGHALAAGFTVREENIPLLSRRLREGLERALGAGASPAALEADAEVEARELTVEAVADLDRLEPCGTGNPRPVLVLRGALIQSMSQVGRGRHLKLRLESKGTPLDAIFFSADGAELGLAPGGRVDVAFYPQINEFRGTRSVQLQVADLHPAPTRAQAERAVYEKYRRGEGLTPAEARLLMPSRAEFVGLWRYLQRRCAGLGRVEDTASRIARGASRATGQREAAERVLLCLEVLAERGLIDLETGPQGVAVSLRQVERKVDLEASPILGRLRQAIRGGSAEA